The following are encoded in a window of Cucurbita pepo subsp. pepo cultivar mu-cu-16 chromosome LG12, ASM280686v2, whole genome shotgun sequence genomic DNA:
- the LOC111807318 gene encoding probable inactive nicotinamidase At3g16190 produces MADQWNHTALLVIDMQKDFIDEGSPFAIPGARAILPSVYRAVEIARKRGVFVIWVVREHDPEGRDVERFRRHYYGNGKLKPAAKGSRGAELVEGLEMKEGEYKLVKTRFSAFFDTNLHSLLQGVGITHLVVAGVQTPNCIRQTVFDAVSLDYHSITLLSDATAAATPKIHQDNITDIKNVGVVASKVDEWGHSDA; encoded by the exons ATGGCGGATCAATGGAATCACACTGCTCTTCTCGTCATTGACATGCAG AAGGATTTCATCGATGAAGGCTCCCCGTTCGCTATACCAGGAGCCCGCGCCATACTCCCAAGCGTGTATCGGGCTGTCGAGATTGCAAGAAAGCGGGGCGTGTTCGTTATCTGG GTTGTCCGAGAGCACGATCCTGAAGGACGAGATGTGGAACGGTTTCGGCGCCATTACTATGGCAATGGGAAGCTGAAGCCAGCTGCAAAGGGAAGCAGAGGGGCAGAGCTTGTAGAAGGCCttgaaatgaaagaaggaGAATATAAGTTGGTGAAAACAAGGTTTAGTGCCTTTTTTGATACTAACTTGCATTCCCTTCTGCAGGGCGTGGGTATCACTCATTTGGTTGTTGCTG GTGTTCAAACGCCAAACTGTATCAGACAGACAGTTTTTGATGCTGTGTCTTTGGATTACCATTCAATCACTCTTCTTAGTGATGCAACGGCAGCTGCCACTCCCAAAATCCATCAGG ATAATATCACTGACATCAAAAATGTGGGCGTTGTGGCCTCAAAAGTTGATGAATGGGGCCACTCTGATGCTTGA
- the LOC111807097 gene encoding transcription factor bHLH68-like, with protein sequence MGGNPNWWTTSLAEQPQTWSQFVIGEEHRVFNQTQMTHYHPTKLENFQHQIFNNNPNFAHFSCNTNNPHHGSNRVVSGGGSGAPDPDRSLESNRSAVVGGGACKKARVHPPSSTQPPLKVRKEKLVDRITALHQIVSPFGKVKFRV encoded by the exons ATGGGTGGAAACCCTAATTGGTGGACAACTTCTTTAGCTGAACAGCCTCAGACATGGAGCCAATTTGTCAT AGGCGAAGAACATAGGGTTTTCAACCAAACCCAGATGACTCATTATCATCCAACAAAGTTGGAGAATTTCCAACACCAAATCTTCAACAACAATCCAAACTTTGCTCACTTTTCATGTAATACTAACAACCCACATCACGGGAGCAACCGTGTCGTCTCCGGCGGTGGCAGTGGCGCCCCCGACCCCGACCGCTCGTTGGAG TCGAATCGCTCCGCTGTCGTCGGCGGTGGCGCGTGTAAGAAAGCTAGGGTTCATCCGCCATCTTCAACCCAACCACCTTTAAAG GTGAGGAAGGAGAAGCTCGTAGATCGAATTACAGCTCTTCACCAAATCGTCTCTCCATTCGGAaaggtaaaatttagggtttag
- the LOC111806823 gene encoding probable inactive nicotinamidase At3g16190 isoform X1: MADQWNHTALLVIDMQKDFIDEGSPFAIPGARAILPSVYRAVEIARKRGVFVIWVVREHDPEGRDVERFRRHYYGNGKLKPAAKGSRGAELVEGLEMKEGEYKLVKTRFSAFFDTNLHSLLQGVGITHLVVAGKILHLYSISKDSRRLG, encoded by the exons ATGGCGGATCAATGGAATCACACTGCTCTTCTCGTCATTGACATGCAG AAGGATTTCATCGATGAAGGCTCTCCGTTCGCTATACCAGGAGCCCGCGCCATACTTCCAAGCGTGTATCGGGCGGTCGAGATTGCAAGAAAGCGGGGCGTGTTCGTTATCTGG GTTGTCCGAGAGCACGATCCTGAAGGACGAGATGTGGAACGGTTTCGGCGCCATTACTATGGCAATGGGAAGCTGAAGCCAGCTGCAAAGGGAAGCAGAGGGGCAGAGCTTGTAGAAGGCCttgaaatgaaagaaggaGAATATAAGTTGGTGAAAACAAGGTTTAGTGCCTTTTTTGATACTAACTTGCATTCCCTTCTGCAGGGCGTGGGTATCACTCATTTGGTTGTTGCTGGTAAGATACTCCATTTATACTCGATATCTAAGGATTCCCGTCGACTTGGGTGA
- the LOC111807817 gene encoding cytochrome c-type biogenesis CcmH-like mitochondrial protein has product MESDADAVKKTQLVEARARNISHNVRCIECGSQSIEDSQADIAILLRKLIRDEIRSGKSDKEIFKKLENDYGETILYTPKFDLQTAALWLSPVLVAGAAAGVWAYSKYKQKSNVHIMALNIVRGVPLTPREKQTMLDLLSPPPPQRAASLWWRRWRSQ; this is encoded by the exons ATGGAGAGTGATGCGGATGCTGTGAAAAAAACGCAGCTGGTGGAAGCCCGAGCAAGAAATATTAGTCACAATGTTAGGTGCATTGAGTGCGGTAGTCAATCCATTGAAGATTCACAAGCTGATATTGCGATTCTCCTTAGAAAG TTGATCCGTGATGAGATTCGGTCGGGGAAATCGGACAAGGAGATCTTTAAAAAGCTCGAGAATGATTACGGGGAGACGATCCTTTATACCCCAAAGTTCGACCTCCAAACTGCAGCATTATGGCTATCACCG GTGTTAGTGGCTGGTGCTGCTGCTGGAGTATGGGCTTATAGCAAGTACAAGCAGAAGTCTAACGTTCATATCATGGCTTTAAATATAGTCAGGGGCGTTCCATTGACCCCTAGAGAGAAGCAAACCATGTTAGATCTCCTCTCACCTCCACCACCTCAGAGAGCCGCTTCTTTATGGTGGAGGAGATGGCGTAGCCAGTGA
- the LOC111806902 gene encoding 30S ribosomal protein S17, chloroplastic-like, with protein MSATLSPSSFLQIPPLQRLKNLSVSTSFLHGSVPLSFLSKPSPSLSASQTPNFLPSIKAMRSLQGRVVCATNDKTVAVEVVRLAPHPKYKRRIRIKKKYQAHDPDNKFKVGDFVELEKCRPISKMKTFLAIPVPARNSKPKAAEAGAGELGIPLESQQQV; from the coding sequence atgtctgcAACTCTGAGTCCCTCATCCTTTCTGCAAATTCCTCCATTGCAGAGGCTGAAGAACCTCTCAGTTTCCACTTCCTTCCTCCATGGCTCAGTTCCTCTGTCATTCCTCTCTAAGCCTTCGCCCTCGCTATCGGCCTCCCAAACCCCCAATTTCCTCCCCTCGATTAAGGCCATGAGGTCGCTGCAAGGCCGTGTGGTCTGCGCTACCAACGACAAGACCGTCGCCGTCGAGGTCGTGCGATTGGCGCCTCATCCGAAATACAAACGGCGCATTAGAATCAAGAAGAAGTACCAGGCGCACGATCCAGATAACAAATTCAAGGTCGGAGACTTTGTGGAGCTTGAAAAATGCCGGCCGATCAGCAAGATGAAGACGTTCCTGGCCATTCCGGTTCCGGCGAGGAATTCGAAGCCGAAAGCGGCGGAAGCCGGTGCTGGAGAGCTCGGGATTCCACTGGAGTCGCAGCAACAGGTTTAA
- the LOC111807096 gene encoding protein THYLAKOID ASSEMBLY 8, chloroplastic-like: protein MAFSLHSTFLKSQIPIPIPISATATVVVSLPVRCGPRDNRGPLVKGRTLSTEAIQAIQSLKRAEKSDPTKLEQVLSTTLSRLLKADLVATLKELLRQDRCALALEVFAVVRSEYGADLGMYAEVAAALSRNGAAEEIDRLVCDLEDEDRAIQCDDKGLIKLIKAVIGGDRRESTVRIYRMMKRSGWGSTIKADDYTVRVLSKGLRRLGEMEMADEVNMQFQDLVGSF from the coding sequence ATGGCTTTCTCTCTTCACTCCACGTTTCTCAAATCTCAAATCCCGATTCCGATTCCGATCTCCGCCACCGCTACCGTCGTCGTTTCCCTTCCGGTACGCTGCGGTCCTCGGGACAACCGAGGACCGCTAGTCAAAGGCAGAACCCTAAGCACCGAAGCAATCCAAGCCATTCAATCTCTAAAACGGGCCGAGAAATCCGACCCGACGAAGCTCGAACAAGTCCTCTCCACTACGCTCTCCCGATTGCTCAAAGCCGACCTCGTCGCCACCTTAAAGGAGCTTCTCCGGCAGGACCGGTGCGCCCTCGCTTTGGAGGTTTTCGCCGTCGTACGATCGGAGTACGGCGCCGATTTAGGGATGTACGCAGAGGTGGCAGCGGCGTTATCGAGGAACGGAGCGGCGGAGGAAATCGACCGGCTGGTTTGCGATTTGGAAGATGAAGATAGGGCGATCCAGTGCGATGATAAGGGTTTGATTAAGTTGATCAAGGCGGTGATTGGTGGGGATAGAAGGGAATCGACGGTGAGGATTTATAGGATGATGAAGAGGAGCGGTTGGGGATCCACCATCAAAGCCGATGATTATACGGTTAGGGTTTTGAGCAAGGGCTTAAGGAGGCTCGGGGAAATGGAGATGGCTGATGAGGTCAATATGCAATTTCAAGATTTAGTGGgcagtttttga
- the LOC111807411 gene encoding protein PLANT CADMIUM RESISTANCE 8: MPKPSKPDSILPSIDLRREAKHVKPTCWHMQISTLQLATNRSRCFDQIKTSFKSNHAFKKRGYTVFRQLQEKIDYSYCSVKAQMDRSTGSTGYGGNTQQDQPGFAGPSMYQPNTGSPPNNFTQYAEPELPGPTMYQANTVRGTVWSSGLFDCHEDETNAVMTAFLPCVTFGQIAEVMDQGEMTCPLGSLIYALMMPALCSQWVMGSSYRKRLRERYNLVEAPYTDIISHVFCPCCSLCQEFRELRKRGLDPSLGWNGILAQKQAAQHETVEVPPPRQTMF, encoded by the exons ATGCCAAAACCCTCAAAACCCGATTCAATTCTTCCATCCATTGACCTCCGACGAGAAGCAAAGCATGTCAAACCAACGTGCTGGCATATGCAGATTTCAACTCTCCAACTGGCGACGAACAGGTCAAGATGCTTCGATCAGATCAAAACTTCATTTAAATCCAATCATGCGTTCAAAAAAAGGGGCTACACTGTTTTTCGTCAACTTCAAGAAAAGATTGACTATTC GTACTGCTCTGTTAAGGCTCAGATGGATAGAAGCACAGGTAGCACTGGTTATGGTGGCAATACACAACAGGATCAACCTGGGTTCGCAGGTCCAAGCATGTACCAACCAAATACAGGTAGCCCACCTAATAATTTTACACAATATGCTGAACCTGAGCTCCCAGGTCCAACTATGTATCAAGCTAATACAGTCCGTGGGACTGTTTGGAGCTCTGGATTGTTTGATTGCCATGAAGATGAGACTAATG CGGTCATGACAGCATTCCTTCCATGCGTGACATTTGGACAGATTGCAGAAGTAATGGATCAAGGAGAAATGA CCTGTCCTCTGGGGAGTCTTATATATGCTCTGATGATGCCTGCTTTGTGCTCTCAATGGGTGATGGGGTCAAGCTACAGAAAAAGACTGAGAGAGAGATATAATTTGGTAGAAGCTCCATACACTGATATCATTTCTCATGTGTTCTGCCCATGTTGTTCACTTTGCCAAGAGTTCAGAGAGCTCCGGAAGAGAGGACTTGACCCATCCTTAG GATGGAATGGAATTTTAGCTCAAAAACAGGCAGCACAACATGAGACAGTGGAAGTCCCTCCTCCAAGACAAACCATGTTTTAA